The proteins below come from a single Saccharophagus degradans 2-40 genomic window:
- a CDS encoding pectinesterase family protein, translating to MGTKINFLLLGFILSACSLSGCADKIKRNTPLTETALPSKKILYVQTEVCDPPSQLTGSCYNSLQRAIDVAHTVPSATHVTIEMAAGHYHERIVLSRGNIDIVGAGKNKTYVQYNLNAEQGKAYHRDGWGTPGSATFTINASEVNVSDLTIENTFDFLRNDSKDKTDPSKVRASQGVALLLDEHSDKVALYRVGLYGYQDTLFANGKRAFIYQSDIAGNVDFIFGAGQVVIENSRVISRPRGKAIASNEIAGYITAPSTNITDAFGLVFINSRLEREQGVADASVTLGRPWHPTTNFSDGRYADPNAIGHALFFNCFMDAHIHPARWSSMKGTAKDGSKTLVFTPEQSRFFEVQSFGPSGNDEVTTSYHSLSADSLREQALGDWNVSIN from the coding sequence ATGGGTACAAAAATTAATTTTTTGCTATTAGGTTTTATTTTGTCTGCATGTTCATTAAGTGGCTGCGCCGACAAAATAAAGCGCAATACGCCTTTAACCGAAACGGCATTGCCGAGTAAAAAAATACTCTATGTACAAACCGAAGTATGTGACCCGCCTTCGCAATTAACGGGTAGTTGCTACAACAGCTTGCAGCGAGCTATTGACGTGGCGCACACAGTGCCGTCTGCTACCCATGTAACCATTGAAATGGCTGCGGGGCATTACCACGAACGCATTGTGCTTAGCCGTGGCAATATCGATATTGTTGGTGCAGGTAAAAATAAAACCTATGTTCAATACAACCTGAATGCCGAGCAGGGTAAAGCTTATCACCGCGACGGTTGGGGTACTCCTGGCTCAGCTACATTTACCATTAATGCCAGTGAAGTAAATGTTAGCGATTTAACTATCGAAAATACTTTCGACTTTTTAAGAAATGATTCAAAAGATAAAACCGACCCTTCAAAAGTGAGGGCATCGCAAGGCGTTGCATTATTATTGGATGAACACAGCGATAAGGTTGCGCTGTATCGAGTAGGCCTATACGGATACCAAGACACCCTATTTGCAAATGGAAAGCGTGCATTTATCTACCAATCAGATATTGCAGGCAATGTTGATTTTATTTTTGGCGCTGGCCAAGTGGTTATAGAAAATAGTCGTGTTATTTCTAGGCCGCGCGGCAAAGCCATTGCTTCCAATGAAATTGCCGGCTATATCACAGCGCCATCCACCAATATTACGGACGCCTTTGGTCTGGTTTTTATTAATAGTCGATTAGAACGTGAGCAAGGCGTGGCAGATGCGTCGGTCACCTTGGGTCGCCCTTGGCACCCTACAACCAATTTCAGCGATGGCCGATATGCCGACCCAAACGCGATTGGCCATGCGCTATTTTTTAACTGCTTTATGGATGCGCATATTCACCCCGCGAGATGGTCTAGCATGAAAGGCACCGCTAAAGACGGCAGTAAAACGCTAGTGTTTACGCCCGAGCAATCGCGTTTTTTTGAAGTTCAGTCCTTTGGCCCCAGCGGCAACGATGAAGTAACCACCTCGTATCATTCGTTAAGCGCCGACTCATTACGCGAACAAGCGCTCGGCGATTGGAATGTATCAATTAACTAA